The Clostridiaceae bacterium HFYG-1003 genome includes a window with the following:
- a CDS encoding type III pantothenate kinase, with translation MSGILTLDIGNSDTVAVLYGRDGKRRADLRRPSIKEDNFKKYRLYFRDLNDEFNETQPEAVILSCVVPFLRDTVLRVMEEMYPESRIINVAPGIVPEMNVLLEEPRELGADLIATNAGAYHKYRDWTIIADLGSATKLGVIDGDFNFYGGVIIPGIAFQARSLHQMIPHLPDIELKKPERIIGSDTIGSIQSGIINGTLAAVLELARRIETEMGHPCRKVITGGLAKLFDPADLEDFQYDEFLLSEGLFQIALCQLDTSF, from the coding sequence ATGAGCGGAATCTTGACCCTTGACATTGGAAACAGCGATACGGTGGCCGTCCTGTATGGCCGTGACGGCAAGCGCCGGGCGGATTTGCGCCGTCCATCCATCAAGGAAGACAATTTTAAAAAATACCGGTTGTATTTCCGGGATCTCAATGACGAGTTCAATGAGACCCAGCCGGAAGCGGTGATTCTCTCCTGCGTCGTCCCCTTCCTCCGGGATACGGTGCTGCGAGTCATGGAAGAGATGTATCCGGAATCCCGGATCATCAATGTGGCGCCGGGCATCGTGCCCGAAATGAACGTCCTGCTGGAAGAACCCCGGGAACTGGGCGCCGACCTGATCGCCACCAATGCCGGCGCCTACCATAAGTACAGGGACTGGACCATCATCGCGGATCTGGGTTCGGCCACCAAACTCGGAGTCATCGACGGCGACTTCAACTTCTATGGCGGCGTAATCATCCCCGGCATCGCCTTTCAGGCCCGCAGCCTGCACCAGATGATTCCCCACCTGCCCGACATTGAGCTGAAAAAGCCGGAACGCATCATCGGCAGTGACACCATCGGTTCCATCCAGTCGGGCATCATCAACGGCACCCTTGCTGCTGTTCTGGAGCTGGCCCGCCGCATCGAAACCGAAATGGGCCACCCCTGCCGCAAGGTCATCACCGGCGGCCTGGCCAAGCTCTTTGATCCGGCGGATCTGGAAGACTTCCAGTACGACGAGTTCCTGCTCTCGGAAGGGCTCTTTCAGATTGCACTGTGCCAGCTGGATACCAGTTTTTGA
- a CDS encoding carbohydrate kinase, which produces MAGQVYCIGELLIDFICTDGTGDLSRGEHFLKKAGGAPANVAATLSRLGTPAWFAGKVGADPFGDFLERTLKDYGVETSQLIRDPHHGTTLAFVSLTPDGERDFLFQRGADAWLTEAELDESVPAACDLVHFGSATALLGGPTRTTYLNILKRCKGTRFVSFDPNWRSDLWRGREADFIREMLDLLPEVDLLKVSDSELELLCGPMNREEAVRSLHERGVGIIAVTLGSAGTYLSNGQQSATVSSIPVQTVDSTGAGDAFVGAFLSKVAALEDRTNLRSDFDKLVEITKFANRIGALVCTRMGAMEAIPAKAEAESVDVTSFS; this is translated from the coding sequence ATGGCCGGACAAGTATACTGCATCGGAGAGCTGCTTATTGATTTCATCTGCACCGACGGGACCGGGGATCTGAGCCGGGGTGAGCATTTCCTGAAGAAGGCCGGCGGTGCGCCCGCCAATGTGGCGGCTACCCTGAGCCGGCTGGGCACGCCTGCCTGGTTTGCCGGAAAGGTCGGTGCGGATCCCTTCGGTGATTTTCTGGAGCGGACTTTAAAGGACTATGGCGTTGAAACCAGCCAGTTGATCCGTGATCCTCATCACGGCACCACCCTGGCATTTGTTTCGCTGACCCCGGACGGAGAACGGGATTTTCTGTTCCAGCGCGGCGCCGATGCCTGGCTGACAGAGGCGGAACTGGATGAATCCGTCCCGGCAGCGTGCGATTTGGTCCACTTTGGTTCAGCAACGGCTCTTCTGGGGGGGCCGACCCGGACCACCTACCTGAATATTTTAAAGCGGTGCAAGGGAACCCGGTTTGTCTCCTTCGACCCGAACTGGCGCTCGGACCTGTGGCGGGGAAGGGAAGCAGACTTCATCCGGGAGATGCTGGACCTTTTGCCAGAGGTAGATCTGCTGAAGGTCAGTGATTCCGAACTGGAACTGCTGTGCGGACCGATGAACCGGGAAGAAGCTGTCCGGTCGCTTCATGAGCGCGGAGTGGGCATCATCGCCGTCACACTGGGCAGTGCGGGAACCTATTTGTCCAATGGGCAGCAGTCCGCGACGGTCAGCAGCATTCCCGTCCAGACGGTGGATTCCACCGGTGCGGGCGATGCCTTCGTCGGAGCTTTCTTAAGCAAGGTGGCGGCTCTGGAGGATCGGACCAACCTGCGGTCGGATTTCGACAAGCTGGTTGAAATCACCAAGTTTGCCAATCGGATCGGAGCCCTCGTCTGCACGCGCATGGGCGCCATGGAGGCCATACCAGCAAAGGCAGAGGCCGAGTCAGTCGACGTGACTTCATTTTCCTGA
- a CDS encoding ATP-grasp domain-containing protein produces the protein MAYQNKAMVLGTNYYIGLSLVRGLGKMGVPVVAVNYSRDNQYGRSKYVTEELLVPHYKTHPRELCDALIEYAKKQPVKPVLFQTADAYAQFVDDFHDELKPWFLFPNQKKGLISDLVDKYKMVEYTDRFGVKTPEIIAADDADLAGRVDREIKYPCIIKPKDSATFIRLYRNKVFFIENEAQLLEKTDRCRQDGVEVFVQRIIPGPETNCYCWEGYMNQDSVCTHYTTVQKIRQWPNNFGAATYAKQKWIPECHEICGPFFEKVGYKGFAEVDLKRDETTGDIYLIEINCRYIGFTELLIALGFNTPFITYREMIGDPLPPQAWNYDTGYSWIHALEDKFARDKYKETGQISPEQMDEDTRSAGIRVSPIWSKEDPMPGITYTLYSAKKGWRRVRNILTGKRRSAHD, from the coding sequence GTGGCTTATCAAAACAAGGCAATGGTACTGGGTACCAATTATTATATCGGACTGTCCCTGGTCCGCGGACTGGGGAAAATGGGCGTGCCGGTGGTGGCAGTAAATTACAGCAGGGACAATCAGTACGGGCGCTCCAAGTATGTGACGGAAGAACTGCTGGTTCCCCATTATAAGACGCATCCCAGGGAACTGTGCGACGCGCTGATTGAGTATGCCAAAAAACAGCCGGTCAAGCCGGTGCTGTTTCAGACCGCGGATGCCTATGCCCAGTTTGTGGATGATTTCCATGATGAGCTGAAGCCCTGGTTCTTATTCCCGAACCAGAAGAAGGGTCTGATTTCTGATCTGGTGGACAAATACAAGATGGTGGAATATACGGATCGCTTCGGTGTCAAGACACCGGAGATCATCGCGGCTGATGATGCGGATCTGGCCGGCCGGGTGGACCGGGAGATCAAGTATCCCTGCATCATCAAACCCAAGGATTCGGCGACCTTTATCCGGCTTTACCGCAACAAGGTGTTCTTCATTGAAAATGAGGCGCAGCTGCTGGAAAAGACGGACCGCTGCCGTCAGGATGGAGTGGAGGTCTTTGTCCAGCGCATTATTCCGGGACCGGAAACCAACTGCTACTGCTGGGAAGGCTACATGAACCAGGATTCTGTCTGCACCCACTACACCACGGTTCAGAAAATCCGGCAGTGGCCCAACAATTTCGGAGCAGCGACTTATGCCAAGCAGAAATGGATTCCTGAATGCCATGAGATCTGCGGACCGTTCTTTGAAAAAGTCGGCTACAAGGGCTTTGCTGAAGTGGATCTGAAGCGGGATGAAACCACTGGTGACATCTACCTGATCGAGATCAACTGCCGCTACATCGGCTTTACGGAGCTGCTTATTGCCCTGGGTTTCAATACGCCGTTTATTACCTATCGGGAAATGATCGGGGATCCGCTGCCGCCGCAGGCCTGGAACTATGATACGGGGTACAGCTGGATCCATGCGCTGGAAGATAAGTTTGCCCGGGACAAATACAAGGAAACCGGACAGATCTCGCCGGAACAGATGGATGAGGACACCCGTTCCGCCGGTATTCGCGTTTCGCCCATCTGGTCCAAAGAGGATCCCATGCCGGGCATTACCTATACCCTGTATTCCGCTAAAAAAGGCTGGCGCCGGGTCCGCAATATTCTCACCGGCAAACGCCGGTCTGCCCACGACTAG
- a CDS encoding siderophore ABC transporter substrate-binding protein encodes MSMRNKKRSAAWWLTGVLLLAGCAAPAASEGTQGQSSEASSAAQEIITVTHELGTVQVTSKPQRVVVFDYGLVDLLQNLEVEIIGLPKASLPEFLKQYRDERYTDVGTLKEPDFEKVFGLKPDLILISTRTQAAYEELSKIAPTLYLTVDGGNYLKSVEDNAALLGKIFGQSEVVSQKVADLKERVAGIQGKVRAKGENALIILANDGSLSAYGKVSRFGIIHHALGFDEADSGIEDSTHGQNVTYEYILEQDPDHLFVIDRAGVVGGDTDAGSTMDNELIRRTKAHKSGTIHYLDPSVWYITSGGFTGTSIMLDEMEAVLK; translated from the coding sequence ATGTCTATGCGCAATAAGAAAAGATCAGCTGCATGGTGGCTGACAGGAGTTCTGCTGCTGGCCGGCTGCGCCGCCCCGGCGGCTTCGGAAGGAACCCAGGGGCAGTCGAGCGAGGCATCTTCCGCTGCTCAGGAGATTATTACCGTGACTCATGAGCTGGGTACCGTTCAGGTCACAAGCAAGCCCCAGCGGGTCGTCGTATTTGACTACGGCCTGGTGGATCTCCTGCAGAACCTGGAGGTTGAGATCATTGGTCTGCCCAAGGCTTCTCTGCCAGAATTTTTGAAGCAGTACCGGGATGAGCGCTACACGGATGTCGGAACGCTCAAGGAGCCGGATTTCGAGAAGGTCTTTGGCCTCAAGCCGGATCTGATCCTGATCTCCACCCGGACCCAGGCGGCTTATGAAGAACTGTCGAAGATTGCTCCGACGCTGTATCTGACCGTTGATGGCGGGAATTACCTGAAGTCCGTGGAGGACAATGCCGCGCTCCTGGGGAAAATCTTCGGGCAATCGGAGGTCGTAAGCCAAAAGGTGGCAGACCTGAAGGAACGGGTTGCGGGCATCCAGGGCAAAGTCCGGGCCAAAGGGGAGAATGCTCTGATTATCCTGGCTAATGACGGCAGCCTGTCTGCCTATGGCAAGGTCTCCCGCTTTGGCATCATTCATCATGCTCTGGGCTTTGATGAGGCGGATTCGGGTATTGAGGACTCCACCCATGGCCAGAATGTAACCTACGAATACATTCTGGAGCAGGACCCGGACCACCTGTTTGTGATTGACCGTGCAGGGGTGGTGGGCGGCGACACGGATGCCGGCTCCACCATGGACAATGAACTGATCCGCCGGACGAAAGCCCACAAGAGTGGAACGATCCACTACCTGGATCCGTCGGTCTGGTACATTACCTCCGGCGGCTTCACCGGTACCTCAATCATGCTGGATGAGATGGAAGCCGTTCTGAAGTAG
- a CDS encoding ATP-binding cassette domain-containing protein translates to MIQVKNLTKRYDAAEVVSHVSLAIEPGKITSFIGPNGAGKSTLLSMIARLTQTSGGEVLIEGRPLNQWNNRELARKIAILKQTNHLNVRLSVRELIAFGRFPHNQGRSTPDDERMIDQAIAYLKLEDMQHRLIHELSGGQKQRAYIAMVLAQDTEYILLDEPLNNLDMKNAVEIMKILRRIVDELGKTVVLVIHDINFAACYSDRIVALADGKVLYDDETDAIINESILTELFDMPFEVHAIAGQKICTYYSENGSICPIRTAV, encoded by the coding sequence ATGATTCAAGTTAAGAACCTGACCAAACGCTACGATGCCGCGGAAGTGGTATCTCATGTCAGTCTGGCCATTGAACCCGGAAAAATTACTTCGTTCATCGGTCCCAACGGGGCCGGCAAGAGCACTCTGCTCTCCATGATCGCCCGACTGACCCAGACCAGCGGCGGGGAAGTCCTCATCGAGGGGCGCCCGCTGAACCAATGGAACAACCGGGAACTGGCCCGGAAAATCGCCATCCTGAAACAGACCAATCACCTCAATGTTCGCCTCAGTGTCCGGGAGCTCATTGCCTTTGGCCGGTTTCCGCACAATCAGGGCAGAAGCACGCCAGACGATGAGCGGATGATTGATCAGGCCATCGCCTACTTAAAGCTGGAAGACATGCAGCACCGGCTGATCCACGAACTCTCCGGGGGACAGAAGCAGCGGGCCTACATTGCCATGGTCCTGGCTCAGGATACGGAATACATCCTGCTGGATGAACCCCTCAACAATCTGGATATGAAGAACGCCGTGGAGATCATGAAGATTCTGCGCCGCATCGTTGACGAGCTGGGCAAAACTGTGGTTCTGGTAATCCATGACATCAATTTTGCGGCCTGCTACTCCGACCGGATTGTCGCACTGGCCGACGGCAAAGTCCTCTATGACGACGAGACCGATGCCATTATCAACGAATCGATTCTGACCGAACTCTTTGATATGCCCTTCGAGGTGCATGCCATTGCCGGCCAGAAAATCTGCACCTATTACAGCGAAAACGGCAGCATCTGCCCGATTCGGACCGCTGTCTGA
- a CDS encoding iron chelate uptake ABC transporter family permease subunit, whose product MNRKLMGLSLCLAAGVVLFLAWDLERATAAYALSRRLPKVAALLLTGSAIAFSSLLFQTVTDNRILTPSVLGLESLYQFLQTALMFVFGSRSLGALDQRLSFLLAVGLMILFSTGILGTLLKRLNGNIYLLLLVGIVTGTLFRSGASFLQVILDPNEFLILQGNLFASFNNINRQILWPAGLMMAAVMLIMVRRHRELNVLALGRDQAISLGVGAAALTRLSLFCVAVLVSVATALVGPITFLGVLVTNLAREFLGTHRHLPLFLGSMLFASLALVYGQFLVEQVFSFNTPISVLINFVGGLYFILLLLKERPI is encoded by the coding sequence ATGAACCGGAAACTGATGGGACTCAGCCTTTGCCTTGCGGCCGGCGTCGTCCTGTTCCTGGCCTGGGATCTGGAACGAGCCACCGCCGCCTATGCCTTGTCCCGGCGGCTGCCCAAAGTGGCCGCTCTGCTTTTGACGGGCAGTGCCATCGCCTTTTCTTCCCTGCTGTTTCAGACGGTGACGGACAATCGGATCCTTACCCCCAGCGTGCTGGGACTGGAGTCCCTCTACCAGTTCCTCCAGACGGCGCTGATGTTTGTCTTCGGATCCCGTTCTCTGGGAGCCCTCGACCAGCGCCTGAGCTTTCTGCTGGCGGTGGGGCTGATGATCCTGTTCAGCACAGGCATTCTGGGGACCCTTCTGAAACGCCTCAATGGGAACATTTATCTGCTGCTCCTGGTGGGTATCGTGACCGGAACCCTGTTCCGCAGCGGCGCGTCTTTTCTCCAGGTCATTCTGGATCCCAATGAGTTTCTGATCCTCCAGGGCAATCTGTTTGCCAGCTTCAACAACATCAATCGCCAGATTCTCTGGCCGGCCGGCCTGATGATGGCTGCCGTCATGCTGATCATGGTCCGGCGTCACCGGGAACTCAATGTTCTGGCCCTGGGGCGGGATCAGGCCATCAGCCTGGGGGTCGGAGCTGCTGCTCTGACACGGCTCAGCCTGTTCTGTGTCGCGGTCCTGGTATCAGTGGCCACGGCGCTGGTTGGACCCATCACCTTTCTGGGGGTGCTGGTGACAAATCTGGCCCGGGAGTTCCTGGGCACTCACCGCCACCTCCCCTTGTTTCTGGGATCCATGCTGTTCGCTTCCCTGGCTCTGGTCTACGGCCAGTTCCTGGTGGAACAGGTATTTTCATTCAACACCCCCATCAGCGTCCTCATCAATTTTGTCGGAGGGCTGTACTTCATCCTTCTGCTGTTAAAGGAGCGTCCGATTTAG
- a CDS encoding iron chelate uptake ABC transporter family permease subunit, producing MKNHHLILLLLPLALLSLFIGARPVRPAQLLQGGETELFVFALSRVPRLASILLTGSALSISGLILQQITRNKFVSPSTAATMDSARMGILFAMIVLPGASTMTKMGIAFAFALAGTFLFLVILGRIKAKSVIVIPLVGIMLGNLIDSVTTFFAYRQEVVQNMNSWLQGSFAMVTRGRYEIIFLVLPLFGLALFYANQFTIAGLGEDMARNLGLRYRLVVNVGLAIVAMISSAVLVTVGNIPFIGLIIPNLVSLVRGDHVKNNLWTTALLGALFVLACDVVGRVLIFPYEISISLTAGVAGSMIFLLILARGGKRI from the coding sequence ATGAAAAACCATCATCTGATCCTCCTGCTGTTGCCGCTGGCCCTGCTGTCCCTGTTCATCGGCGCTCGTCCGGTTCGACCGGCCCAGCTGCTGCAGGGCGGGGAAACGGAGCTGTTTGTCTTTGCTCTGAGCCGTGTACCCCGGCTGGCGAGCATTCTCCTGACCGGCAGTGCTCTGAGTATATCCGGCCTGATTCTGCAGCAGATTACCCGCAACAAGTTTGTTTCTCCCTCCACGGCCGCCACCATGGACTCAGCCCGCATGGGGATCCTGTTTGCCATGATTGTCCTGCCCGGAGCTTCCACCATGACCAAAATGGGGATTGCCTTTGCCTTTGCCCTGGCCGGAACGTTTCTGTTTCTTGTGATCCTGGGCCGCATCAAGGCAAAAAGTGTCATTGTCATTCCCCTGGTGGGCATCATGCTGGGCAATCTGATCGATTCGGTGACCACGTTCTTTGCTTACCGGCAGGAAGTGGTGCAGAACATGAACTCCTGGCTGCAGGGTTCCTTTGCCATGGTAACCAGGGGGCGGTATGAGATTATTTTTCTCGTGCTGCCGCTGTTTGGGCTGGCGTTATTTTATGCCAACCAGTTCACCATCGCCGGTCTGGGCGAGGACATGGCCCGGAATCTGGGTCTGCGCTACCGCCTGGTGGTTAACGTCGGTCTGGCCATCGTGGCCATGATATCCAGCGCCGTCCTGGTGACGGTGGGAAATATCCCGTTCATCGGCCTGATCATCCCCAATCTGGTGTCCCTGGTCAGGGGCGACCATGTCAAGAACAATCTGTGGACCACCGCACTGCTGGGGGCACTGTTTGTGCTGGCCTGCGATGTCGTGGGACGGGTTCTCATCTTCCCCTATGAGATCTCGATTTCGCTGACCGCCGGGGTGGCCGGCAGCATGATTTTTCTGCTGATTCTGGCCAGGGGAGGAAAACGGATATGA